The following are from one region of the Aspergillus luchuensis IFO 4308 DNA, chromosome 4, nearly complete sequence genome:
- a CDS encoding NAD(P)-dependent oxidoreductase (COG:S;~EggNog:ENOG410PVT8;~InterPro:IPR036291,IPR016040;~PFAM:PF13460;~SMCOG1199:NmrA family protein;~antiSMASH:Cluster_4.1), which translates to MRVLVIGGSGRCGKLVIDDLLSRGHQVTTLARKPESLGGARAGLKVVQGTPTELEDVRAAFQADIPDVVIVTLNAPRASDSPFAAPISPPRLMTDCNNNVLAAMKEFGVRKTVILQAFGVGESWDNMHCVLRLLMKKSNMSYQYDDHNATAKAVQASGLDYVMVRPSRLVETPDANQPVKVWPDHGKGVPMMASTSRITVARWLVDAAETNKWDNTAPVITN; encoded by the exons ATGCGCGTTCTTGTGATTGGTGGAAGTGGACGGTGTGGAAAGCTCGTCATCGATGACCTGCTGAGTCGCG GCCACCAGGTTACCACGTTGGCCCGCAAGCCCGAATCACTGGGTGGAGCTCGTGCCGGGCTAAAAGTCGTCCAAG GAACCCCCACCGAACTGGAAGATGTCCGTGCCGCGTTCCAAGCCGACATACCAGATGTGGTAATTGTGACACTCAACGCCCCACGGGCCAGCGACAGCCCCTTTGCGGCGCCAATCTCACCTCCTCGACTGATGACGGACTGCAACAACAACGTGCTGGCGGCGATGAAGGAGTTTGGAGTACGCAAAACGGTCATCCTGCAGGCGTTTGGAGTCGGGGAGTCGTGGGACAACATGCACTGcgtgctgcggctgctgatgaagaagtccaaCATGTCGTATCAGTATGACGATCACAACGCGACGGCCAAGGCAGTGCAAGCCAGTGGACTGGACTATGTGATGGTGCGACCGTCGCGGCTGGTGGAGACGCCCGATGCCAACCAGCCGGTCAAAGTGTGGCCGGATCATGGCAAGGGAGTGCCCATGATGGCCAGCACCAGTCGGATCACGGTGGCCCGCTGGTTGGTGGATGCTGCTGAAACCAACAAATGGGATAACACGGCACCAGTGATCACCAACTAG